The following proteins are encoded in a genomic region of Glycine soja cultivar W05 chromosome 17, ASM419377v2, whole genome shotgun sequence:
- the LOC114393117 gene encoding probable disease resistance protein At5g66900 encodes MEEMAQQVKRPFGVPEEPEFTVGLDAPLRELKMELLKEGVSIIVLTGLGGSGKTTLATKLCWDEQVIGSFKENILFVTFSKTPKLKIIVERLFEYCGYQVPQFQSDEDVVNQSGLLLRKIDASPMLLVLDDVWPGSEPLVEKFKVQMPDYKILVTSRVAFPRFGSPYILKPLVHEDAMALFCHHTLLGKNSSNIPEEVVQKIVRHCKGLPLAIKVIGRSLSNQPYELWQKMVEKLSQGHSILDSNTKLVASLKKISDVLEDNSIIKECFIDLALFPENQKIPVAALVDMWVELYGLDNDGIVMANVNKLASMNLANVLETRKNTSDTDSYYYNNHFIILHGILRDITIYQGTQEQVELRKRLMIGITENKTEWWLIREKQQGMMIRILSISTDETCTSYWSHLQPTQAEVLILNLQTSRYTFPKFLKEMSKLKVLIVIRHGFHPSEMKNFESLDSLSNLRRMRLERISVPPFVMLKNLKKLSLYFCNTRQAFENGNMLISDALPILEDLNIDYCNDMVELPTGLCEITSLKMLSITNCHKLSALPQEIGNLENLKLIRLSSCTDLEGIPNSIGRLSNLRHMDISNCISLPNLPEDFGNLCNLRNLYMTSCARCELPPSIINLEHLKEVVCDEETAASWDAFKPMLPNLKIDIPQLDVNLNWLHEIHS; translated from the exons ATGGAAGAGATGGCACAACAAGTAAAGCGTCCTTTTGGTGTTCCTGAAGAGCCAGAATTCACTGTTGGGTTGGATGCACCATTGAGGGAGTTGAAAATGGAACTTCTTAAAGAAGGTGTGTCCATCATTGTGCTGACTGGTTTAGGTGGATCGGGAAAAACCACTTTGGCTACAAAGCTTTGTTGGGATGAACAAGTCATAG GTTCATTcaaggaaaatattttatttgtcacCTTCTCAAAAACACCTAAGCTGAAGATTATCGTCGAAAGACTATTTGAATATTGTGGATATCAGGTGCCTCAGTTTCAAAGCGATGAAGATGTGGTTAATCAATCGGGActtttgctgaggaaaattgatgcaagTCCTATGTTGTTGGTCCTGGATGATGTCTGGCCTGGCTCAGAACCCTTAGTTGAGAAATTTAAGGTTCAGATGCCAGATTATAAAATTTTGGTGACTTCAAGAGTTGCATTTCCTAGATTTGGCTCTCCATACATCTTAAAACCTCTTGTTCATGAAGATGCAATGGCCCTTTTTTGTCACCACACTCTCTTAGGAAAAAACAGCTCAAATATTCCTGAAGAAGTTGTCCAAAAG ATTGTTAGACATTGCAAGGGCTTACCGCTTGCCATTAAAGTGATTGGTAGATCACTAAGTAATCAACCTTACGAGTTGTGGCAAAAGATGGTGGAGAAATTGTCACAAGGTCATTCCATACTTGATTCTAACACTAAATTAGTTGCTTCCCTCAAAAAGATCTCAGATGTCTTGGAAGATAATTCCATCATCAAAGAGTGCTTCATAGACTTAGCTTTATTTCCTGAAAACCAAAAAATTCCTGTTGCTGCTCTTGTGGATATGTGGGTAGAGTTGTATGGACTAGATAATGATGGCATAGTAATGGCCAATGTCAACAAATTAGCTTCCATGAATCTGGCTAATGTCTTAGAAACAAG GAAAAATACAAGTGACACAGACAGTTACTACTACAATAACCATTTCATCATCCTTCATGGTATTCTAAGAGACATCACAATTTATCAAGGCACCCAGGAACAAGTTGAACTGAGAAAAAGACTTATGATTGGCATAACTGAAAATAAAACTGAATGGTGGCTAATTAGAGAAAAACAGCAAGGCATGATGATTCGCATATTGTCTATATCAACCG ATGAAACTTGCACATCATATTGGTCCCATCTGCAACCAACTCAAGCCGAGGTTCTGATTTTAAACCTTCAAACTAGTCGGTACACCTTTCCAAAGTTCTTGAAAGAAATGAGTAAACTAAAAGTTCTGATAGTCATACGTCATGGTTTCCATCCTTCTGAAATGAAGAATTTTGAGTCGCTTGACTCATTATCCAACCTAAGAAGAATGAGATTAGAGCGGATTTCTGTTCCTCCCTTTGTCATGTTGAagaatcttaaaaaattatccctTTACTTTTGTAATACAAGACAGGCTTTTGAAAACGGAAACATGCTAATTTCAGATGCTCTTCCAATTCTAGAAGATTTGAATATTGACTATTGCAATGATATGGTGGAATTGCCTACGGGGCTATGTGAGATCACCTCCTTGAAGATGCTCAGTATTACTAATTGCCATAAGCTTTCAGCATTGCCCCAAGAAATTGGAAATTTGGAGAATTTGAAACTTATAAGGCTAAGTTCCTGTACTGATTTGGAAGGGATACCAAATTCTATTGGAAGGCTTTCAAATTTAAGGCATATGGACATCTCAAACTGCATAAGCCTTCCTAATTTGCCAGAGGACTTTGGTAATCTTTGTAATCTAAGAAATCTGTACATGACAAGTTGTGCAAGGTGTGAATTGCCACCCTCAATCATCAATCTTGAGCATTTAAAAGAGGTGGTATGTGATGAAGAGACGGCTGCTTCTTGGGATGCTTTCAAACCTATGCTTCCCAATCTAAAGATAGATATTCCTCAACTTGATGTCAACTTGAATTGGCTACATGAAATTCACTCCTAA